The following proteins are encoded in a genomic region of Sulfurimonas sp. HSL3-7:
- a CDS encoding substrate-binding domain-containing protein yields the protein MRSIKTAIVVLLLFLGAMLNASAQPLRTVAFAQDMMANDFRRAQVFEVRDALAEHPDLAFIYSDAKGQTSLLIRQIEQFIAAGVDLLIVGTNHADAVVPVVAKAHRMGIPVIILDRGINSLDYTTFINSDNIRIGTMGADYIAKRLNGKGTVLLFEGLQEADVTQLRSKGFLDEIAKYKEIKVIRRTGNYLRKDAIIETEKLIKEGIRINAIFSESDSMLSGVRSVLHRYNIDPASIVTVGCDYTSEARKAILEGEQSASILFPLGGKASVDVALKILAKEKVPKHISIPVKLITMDNADRIDPIF from the coding sequence ATGCGCTCTATAAAAACTGCTATCGTCGTTTTACTCTTGTTTCTCGGGGCAATGCTCAATGCATCGGCCCAGCCTCTTAGAACGGTCGCTTTTGCGCAGGATATGATGGCCAACGATTTCCGCCGGGCGCAAGTCTTCGAGGTGCGCGACGCCCTTGCTGAACATCCGGACCTTGCCTTCATCTACTCTGATGCAAAAGGGCAGACATCCCTGCTGATCCGCCAGATCGAGCAGTTTATCGCTGCCGGGGTCGACCTGCTTATCGTCGGTACGAACCATGCCGATGCGGTGGTACCGGTCGTCGCCAAAGCCCACCGGATGGGGATCCCCGTCATCATCCTTGACCGCGGTATCAACAGCCTTGACTACACCACTTTTATCAACTCGGACAACATCAGGATCGGTACGATGGGAGCCGACTACATTGCCAAACGCTTAAACGGCAAAGGAACCGTGCTTCTTTTCGAGGGGCTGCAGGAGGCCGATGTGACACAGCTTCGGAGCAAAGGGTTTCTTGATGAGATCGCCAAATACAAAGAGATCAAAGTCATCAGAAGGACCGGGAACTATCTGCGCAAAGATGCCATCATCGAAACCGAGAAGCTGATCAAAGAAGGGATCCGCATCAACGCCATCTTTTCGGAGAGCGACAGCATGCTCAGCGGCGTGCGTTCCGTTTTGCATCGGTATAACATTGACCCCGCCTCCATTGTTACGGTCGGATGCGACTATACAAGCGAAGCCAGAAAAGCAATCCTCGAAGGAGAGCAGTCAGCCTCCATTCTCTTCCCGCTGGGCGGAAAAGCGTCCGTTGACGTTGCCCTGAAGATCCTTGCAAAGGAGAAGGTACCCAAGCATATCTCCATTCCTGTCAAACTGATCACCATGGACAATGCCGATAGGATTGACCCGATCTTTTGA